In Candidatus Methanoperedens sp., a single genomic region encodes these proteins:
- a CDS encoding DUF350 domain-containing protein, translating into MELVNAVVGIIQLVIAIILAVVALYIGFSVLGKITKGIDEEKEIAKGNVAVGILVASVFIAIGIVVQSGVSGISIGISQAMKAGIMSGTGIAIIVVSIVQLILGIVLAIVAIYLALNILDKLTKGIEEFEELKKGNVAVALEMAGVIITVAIIIQSGVLGITAALI; encoded by the coding sequence ATGGAATTGGTAAATGCAGTTGTAGGGATCATACAATTAGTTATTGCCATTATACTTGCAGTCGTTGCATTGTATATTGGGTTTTCAGTGCTGGGAAAAATAACTAAAGGAATAGATGAAGAAAAAGAGATAGCTAAGGGTAATGTTGCGGTAGGTATTCTTGTCGCATCAGTATTTATCGCCATAGGTATCGTGGTGCAGTCAGGTGTTTCAGGCATCTCGATAGGGATATCCCAAGCCATGAAAGCCGGCATAATGTCAGGCACTGGAATCGCGATAATTGTTGTTAGCATTGTCCAGTTGATACTGGGAATAGTGCTTGCAATAGTTGCAATATATCTTGCATTGAATATCCTGGACAAATTGACCAAGGGAATTGAGGAATTTGAGGAACTCAAGAAGGGAAACGTCGCGGTTGCGCTTGAGATGGCCGGTGTAATAATCACTGTTGCAATCATCATTCAGTCAGGCGTATTGGGAATAACTGCAGCATTGATCTGA
- a CDS encoding DUF2124 domain-containing protein has protein sequence MKPIEKTEGIGGMLTAFRKLARGSKKITFIGCPGWCNPFAELLGYVLRDAGKEMVFIPNLRKDMAAKVEMTGYGMQLGDKADPSSDTVVLLGGLAMPKMEVDVNGLNRLIDEITDGHPERQVFGVCVGGVFQKAGWDKLIDFDYLVDADMEVVTYGFK, from the coding sequence ATGAAACCGATAGAAAAGACCGAAGGCATAGGCGGAATGCTCACCGCTTTCAGGAAGCTTGCGCGCGGCAGTAAAAAAATCACCTTTATCGGCTGCCCGGGCTGGTGCAACCCGTTTGCTGAACTTCTTGGCTATGTTTTGCGCGATGCCGGGAAGGAGATGGTCTTTATACCAAATCTAAGGAAGGATATGGCGGCAAAGGTCGAAATGACCGGTTATGGGATGCAGCTTGGAGATAAAGCCGACCCAAGTTCGGATACAGTCGTGCTTCTCGGTGGTCTTGCGATGCCAAAAATGGAAGTGGATGTCAACGGATTGAATAGATTGATCGATGAGATTACGGATGGGCATCCTGAGAGGCAAGTATTTGGAGTCTGCGTCGGAGGGGTTTTCCAGAAAGCAGGCTGGGATAAATTGATTGATTTTGATTATCTTGTGGATGCGGACATGGAAGTTGTGACATACGGCTTTAAGTGA